A region from the Corallococcus caeni genome encodes:
- a CDS encoding HlyD family efflux transporter periplasmic adaptor subunit: MGAVVTLGMLAGMVRVERSARGSVLLEQGEWVDVPAPAAGRVVSVDVGLSETVQAGQVVARLETAAGSSEVVAPLSAMVGRVTVTKGARVEAGQPVAALVDPDALPSLHVVFPGEYRPELAPGMTLEYQLAGMPVPFEAVIEKVEGPEASLQYAKAQLPGSDAFGQGAVLVQAHVPSRNYKRDGKQRIYKDGMKGRARVKLGTQRLIVAWFPGLRDALP, from the coding sequence GTGGGAGCGGTGGTGACGCTGGGGATGCTGGCGGGGATGGTGCGGGTGGAGCGCTCGGCGCGAGGGTCGGTGCTGCTCGAACAGGGCGAGTGGGTGGACGTCCCGGCGCCGGCCGCGGGGCGAGTGGTGTCGGTGGACGTGGGGCTGAGCGAGACGGTCCAGGCCGGGCAGGTGGTGGCGCGGCTGGAGACGGCGGCGGGGAGCTCGGAGGTGGTGGCGCCGCTGTCGGCGATGGTGGGCCGGGTGACGGTGACGAAGGGGGCGCGGGTGGAGGCGGGGCAGCCGGTGGCGGCGCTGGTGGACCCGGACGCGCTGCCGTCGCTCCATGTCGTGTTTCCGGGGGAGTACCGGCCGGAGCTGGCCCCGGGGATGACGCTGGAGTACCAACTGGCGGGGATGCCGGTCCCCTTCGAGGCGGTCATCGAGAAGGTGGAGGGCCCGGAGGCGTCGCTCCAGTACGCGAAGGCGCAGCTGCCGGGCAGCGACGCGTTCGGGCAAGGGGCGGTGCTGGTCCAGGCGCATGTGCCGTCCCGCAACTACAAACGGGACGGCAAGCAGCGCATCTACAAGGACGGCATGAAGGGCCGGGCCCGGGTGAAGCTGGGAACGCAGCGGCTGATCGTCGCGTGGTTCCCGGGCCTGCGTGATGCGCTGCCGTGA
- a CDS encoding OmpA family protein — protein sequence MDSSFLKIGSLVLAGLLAPGALAAETTREDQARAELERQLRDLVPESPSEVQVLFAGFKPEDGYRLVETDFLLDGEPLAVPSLEELNAPGVHRLANLKVEPGEHTLVSRVTYTNGSWSLFSETNGFLWKITASVGFQTQRGLRVVVKASPAVVPNAPDPRLKLKLTHAVTAEMIQPLKDEPTVATAPPPVKPAPVDAGVPVKVAQPTTAPDAGVKPTTTVVSVTPPVERTPVAPSRLRLEVTSKKPTKATAFVRGNGEPLKLTLATAKGRKPQDVPLSAGAYTVDLIADGFLAQTRQVELSAGAEASLAFALVPAPKAAKAATVKEGRIELPEPLSFDEKKPVPTNKAALAGLDLLVDLLVRDPKARLRIEGHTDSKEVPEPARQSLSDARARAVADMLVRAGVAPSRVEAVGLGDRSPKAPNLIPRGRELNRRVELVLLRP from the coding sequence GTGGATTCCTCCTTCCTCAAGATCGGGTCACTGGTCCTCGCCGGACTCCTTGCCCCGGGTGCGCTCGCGGCCGAAACGACGCGCGAGGACCAGGCGCGCGCGGAGCTGGAGCGCCAGCTGCGCGACCTGGTCCCCGAGTCCCCCTCGGAAGTGCAGGTGCTCTTCGCGGGCTTCAAGCCCGAGGACGGCTATCGGCTCGTGGAGACCGACTTCCTCCTCGATGGCGAACCGCTCGCCGTCCCGTCGCTGGAGGAGCTCAACGCGCCCGGCGTGCACCGGCTCGCGAACCTGAAGGTCGAACCCGGCGAGCACACCCTCGTCTCGCGCGTCACGTACACCAACGGCTCCTGGAGCCTGTTCAGCGAGACCAACGGCTTCCTCTGGAAGATCACCGCGTCCGTCGGCTTCCAGACCCAGCGCGGCCTGCGCGTCGTGGTGAAGGCGTCCCCGGCCGTCGTCCCCAACGCGCCGGATCCGCGCCTCAAGCTCAAGCTCACCCACGCCGTCACCGCGGAGATGATCCAGCCGCTGAAGGACGAGCCCACCGTCGCCACCGCGCCTCCGCCCGTGAAGCCGGCCCCGGTGGACGCAGGCGTCCCAGTGAAGGTCGCCCAGCCCACCACGGCGCCGGACGCGGGCGTGAAGCCCACGACGACCGTCGTCTCCGTGACGCCGCCCGTGGAGCGCACGCCCGTGGCCCCCAGCCGCCTTCGCCTGGAGGTGACGTCCAAGAAGCCCACCAAGGCCACCGCCTTCGTGCGCGGCAACGGCGAGCCCCTGAAGCTCACGCTCGCCACGGCCAAGGGCCGCAAGCCGCAGGACGTGCCGCTGTCCGCGGGCGCGTACACGGTGGACCTCATCGCAGACGGGTTCCTCGCGCAGACGCGCCAGGTGGAGCTGAGCGCGGGCGCCGAAGCGTCGCTGGCCTTCGCGCTGGTGCCCGCGCCCAAGGCCGCCAAGGCCGCCACGGTGAAGGAGGGCCGCATCGAGCTGCCCGAGCCCCTGAGCTTCGACGAGAAGAAGCCCGTGCCCACCAACAAGGCCGCGCTCGCGGGCCTGGACCTGCTGGTGGACCTGCTCGTACGAGACCCGAAGGCCCGCCTGCGCATCGAGGGCCACACCGACTCGAAGGAAGTCCCCGAGCCGGCCCGTCAGAGCCTCTCCGACGCCCGCGCCCGCGCCGTGGCGGACATGCTGGTCCGCGCCGGCGTGGCCCCGTCCCGCGTGGAGGCCGTGGGCCTGGGCGACCGCAGCCCCAAGGCCCCGAACCTCATCCCCCGCGGCCGTGAGCTCAACCGCCGCGTGGAGCTGGTGCTGCTGCGCCCCTGA